A stretch of DNA from Vidua chalybeata isolate OUT-0048 chromosome 3, bVidCha1 merged haplotype, whole genome shotgun sequence:
TCAgggatgttttaaaataaaacaccaaaTCTTGCTTGAGAACTTCTTAATTGAGTCCAAGAAGTACTCCTCAGGAAGCAAGTGAAATGCATATACATatgtacacatacacacacatacatatcAGAAGGCTCCTCCTTTTATAGATACTAATTTCCATGCatagatattaagaagaaaagatgGCATCCTCCATGTAAGCCATGGAAGTAGAAGACTAGTATGCAGCTCAGCAGAACGAGAAATGCAAATAGATATCAAATAAGTCAGTGGTCTAGTGACTCACTCCAGAATGTCCACATGACAAGGATGAGTGGTAAATGTATACAAAAAAACCATGACATAAACTTCAAGTTGATTCTTCAAtcctgtgtgctgcagaaaaTACATTCAATTTCTTTTGATATGCAGAAGCCTGTATATTCTACATGTGCTGTATATTCTATATAAAACTCTAATGCTTAAATTATACCCACAATTTTCTAAAGTTTGGCTTTGTTGGCTTTTTTagattttcttggtttttttttttttaagagacacTGCTATAATATGGCTCTTTCCCAGATgcaaaaatacagtatttcatcTTTCTTGTTTTAAACAACATCCAATTAATAATGCACAGTGACGTAATCTTTTGCTATTCACTTTAAGCCATTTTGGAGATAGATTGCTACAGTGGGTGGCATTCAGAATAATGCATGTTGAGCAACACATACTCAAATCTTGCCAGATTTATGTTTTCTTACAACATGCTACAATGTGAAGTTAGAAAAGTTTTTTCTGTTACTGTAAAAAATGATGTTATATGCATTTATTatccaaaataaatacattgaCACTACAGCCTGAAATAAAACTAGGAAAGTaaactttgtttctctttgtctttcaaaatattaCATTTAGATTCTAAAAAATTAAAGCTGAGTGATGCTTTCTGTGTAAGTCAAGCTTGTCCTGACAGTTAATCTGCATTATCAGACccatcaaattaaaataaagtgagcaaaagaagaaatcaatGCCAAGGATTTGAATTGCCTTGATGTCATATGCTGGCATCTTATAAATTTTACAATTCCCATGGAAGagtatcatagaatcatttaagttggaaaagacctttaagaccaCTGAGTCCATCCGTTACCCTGCACTGCCAAGTCTGCCACCAAACCAATGTCCCAAAGTGCCACTTCTACACAACTTTAAAATACCACAGAGAGAAGGCAGATGATCCACTTGGAAAGACTGAATTGGTAACTAAGAACACACACAAagtcaaatgaaagaaattaaacataGCTATGGAGGTGGTAATGTGGTGCAGCTACACTGACAAGCCACAAGTTCCATGGAATTTCTTTTATATCAGACATGTAATGGTAATTTCAATCTAATCACGTGTTACTCCAAACCATGGGGGGAAAAGAATCTCCACAAATTGATACAGTAACTTTTGGAATATGCTGCACTTAGACTATATGTTCATGAGTGTTAAATTTGACACAATGTCTCTTACCATGTCCTCAGCCAGAAGCTCAGGAAAAGGGAACAAATAAATATCCCAGACCAGATAACTGTGCTGTACTTGAGAAGTGACTATGGGCCTCTGTCACCAAGCTGTTAAAAAATTGGAATACTGAAATTTGCAGTTTTATTATCTGCACCTTCACAATGTTATCCAAGTTGAATTTTACCCATTATCCTCACCACCATGTCCGTGACAGCAGATAATATGCTCTCATTTTTAATTCCTCAAATTTCTGTAAACCCAGACTTGCAGCCCTCCCCATCACCTTGCTTCCTTACATTCATAAgcatttcagagagaaaaagtaCTCACAAGTTGAAGGTCAACATCAACTGCTCagtctttctgaaaaatgaGACTTCAAATCATTGAAGAAAAGATGGGCAACGTGGGTCATCAAACTACTCTGAAGCACTTCATCCTGAACTCTTAAACCCCCATGCATTATAATACCTTAGTTTCtttcacaaataattttcttctccatggTATTATTCATTTGATTCTATTGTTTTACTTATTCTGCATATTACATTTTCAGCAAGAATCCTACCAAAAaattcagacaaaacaatttcaAACTTCCAAAACTGATGAATCTTACATTATAACCTTTTCAAAAGATTAGAATTACGTAAACATTGAGGCTTCATCAGACTGGAATGGACTCTACTGAGATGTACCCTTTTCTGGTCTTTCAGCAGACTGTGCATCCTGGAGACTGACTGACCTGTGCTGAAGCCTGATGAATAGATTTGGCATTCACCAGTCACTACCATATTCCAGCAAATAAATCCAGGCAACAGTTGGATTCAGCTGCTGGAGTTCTTCTTCCAGCCAGATGACCACTTATTTCAGGAGCCATTTCACCAACAGAAACCGACTAAAACATGACCACTAGCAAAAGATGAGAGAAGCCATCCCTCTTGAACACAATGGAAAAGTTtcacagaaaagacaaagaaatgcaCAAACCATTAAGACCATCCTGTCAATTTCCACTTTCCCACCTTAAACTAAACTGCACTAAAAGAAACAGTGAATGAAAAAATGGGAGGCAAACCCAAAATACAGCACCATGCCATACAACCAGTACCAAAAGTGCTGGTGGATCTGACCTTTGTTGGCCTCACTACTCTTCACACCTTGCTGAAGCTCAATCTCTACCATATTCCCCTCCAAAACGCCATTGGCAAAACTGTAGAAACTTAGCACCGGTACATGGCAGAGGCGGGACCAGGCTGTGCTGGACCCCCCATCTCCAGCCCAGCCGCCCCGCTACTCCTCCACACCCGACAGTCACGGCTCCTCCTGgggcggcggccggcggggaCCCTCTTACCTTGTTGGAGTAGGGCGGTTTACTCAGGTTGATGCCGTCGCGGACGAGCTTGTCCCGGATCATGATCTTCAGCTTCAGCCTGGGGTAGGCGACCAGCCCTCCGCCAccggccgccccccgccgcccgccgggccgggccctgggggccgccccccgccgcgGCTCCTCCGGCCCCCCCGCCcggcgggggcagcgcccgGCGGAGacggggggcggcggcggcggctccagGGTGAAGTAGAGCCCCGCCGCCCTTTCGTCCGCCTCCTTCAGCCGCCGCACGGCTTCGTGGATTCGGCGCCGGTGGTGGGGCACGGCCACGCCGATGGCATCCAGGTCCGGGTCGCCGATCTGCTTGCAGACCTCCAGGTCGTCGTAGCCATTATCGACGAAGGACTCTGCGTactgggggagctgcagggtcTTCAGCCACTCGTAGACTATGTTGGTGCACATGCTGGCTCCAAAATAACGATCGCAACTTTCAGCACTGAAGCCAGCCTCCCCCTTTCCACTTCTCGCCAAAGGACATAAAGCCACCAAACTGCGATGCAAGTAAGAGGTCTCAAAATCAAGGTCAAAAAAACACATCCAccaggaaaagtaaaaaaaaaaaaaaaaaaaaaaaaaaaaaaaaaaatccttaaaggAGATCAGTAGGGCACAGCAAGCACTGCTGACCGAACCCCTCCTGCTTATTCCTCCTCTTGTACCAAGTACAGCCGCTTTCTGCCACCGGAGAAGGGAGGCTCGGActgaagagaagcaaaataTAAGGGTGCATCCCCTAAAATCCCAGGTCGCTGCTGCACAACATCCACCCACTTTCTCTGGAAGTAATTCGCAGtcgctgctttttttttttttccttcttcctttcagtgttagtttctgtttctgctctgtCTCACCTTCCTGCGCTCTGTCGTATGATGAATCTGTTTATTATAAGTAGCTGCTTTGGTGCACGACGGTGTCGGGGGAGAGCCGAGCGCAGGATCCCGCACCCTCGCCCAGCGTGTGCAGGGGTGCCGGTGTGCAGTGCCCTCCTCTCCCGTGCCTCTCCCAGCGGCGGGCGCACACAGcggcttttgctttccttttaaaCGGCTCTTTTCGGATTAGGAGCAAAAcagagtaaaggaaaaaaaaaatcccactcacTTTTCCGAGTTACTTTCCCAGTTTCCCTTCATCCCCGTAATGATGGTTAAATGCGCTTCGCTGGCAGTGCGACCAGAAACTGCTTTCTAGCCCCACTTCCTCCGCGCTGATGCCGGTGgtgccctcctgccccagcGGGGCACGCAGCCCTACGCCCGGCCCGCACAACTTTCCCCACGTCCCCCTATCTCTGCTGGCGCTCCCGCCGCTGTCCGCAGCCGCCCTggggaggaggcggcggcggcggcggggccgtgcgggCGGCCAGCGCTTCGTGCATCCTCCGGCGGCGGCGGATGAGCCGATCTGCGGCAGGTCACCGGCGCTGCCCTCGCCTTCCCCGGATGCCGCCGGAGCTCTCCCTTCCCGGCCACCGGTACCCGGAGCGGTGCTCCCCGCCTGGGTCCTCCCTCTCCTCTACCCCGGAGGCGCCTGATGCGCCGCCCGCAGATCTCCTCCGGCTCCTCCCGGTGCggcttttcccccctcctcctcgGCGCCCGCCACCCCGCTGCCAGCCCCCTGCCCCGCTCTCCCCCAGGCCTCTCCAACTTTCCCTGCCGGCAGCCCGCGGTCTCTGCCGCCGGCCGCTCGCCTGCCAGCACGACACGCCGGGGGCGCGGGGAGGCGGCGTGCAGCCGGCCCGGAGGGCaaggcagcctggcagggcagcGGCTCGGGGCTGCCACCGCTCCGCGGGCTCTCcgctgggcttgctgtcccCGTTTTCCCCGCGCCAAGGAAACGCCGAGGGGGCACGGCCcggggagctgctcccagcgcCCTCGGGACAGCCGGACCGACGGCGGCGTCGACGGGGGCAGCGAGCCCTTGGCGGTGGAAGGGGGACCCTTCGTGGGTGGCAGGGGCGCAGAGCGGCGCTGCCCCTGCAAGCGGCGCTGCCCGGGAAGCGGCGCGGGCAGGCGGGaggcgccggccccgctccccccgcgccgccggggccgcccggggCCGCTGAGGCGCCGCGCGCTGCGCACGAACGCCGGGCTCGCAGCGCCCTCGCCGGGCCGCCACGGGAAGTGCcaccggcccggccccgccgccgccgcccccggcccccctCGCCACCCCCCAGGGGCTGAGGCGGGGACACCCtgccattttcattttaaactgcTTGAAACTTGTTTTCCTGCGAAGATCGCTCCTCATGCCGGCTGGGGGAAGCTGGGGATAGGAGGTGGGGCACCCAccagcctcctgcagcaggggtgCCAGAGGAGGGGCACCCTCCTCCACTTTTGTAATTTGGCGGGGGGCGTTATTCATACAGGGTTTCCTGGAGGGGTTTTTTGAGCAGAGTTAGGCGCACATTTGTCCTCAGGCTTCATGTAGCTCGCCACAGGATTGCGCAGCACAGCGGCGTTCTCACAGAAAGCATTGCACTGCAAGGTGTTTTGGAAAGGTTAGCTACTTACCAGCGGTTAAAATGCAGCCGCTGGGTATAAAGCCTGGGAATCACCGGTTCACCTGctaaaggaggagaaaaggaggaagagcattttaattcttttaaaatctccttctagcctcatttttttttccttttttttttctttcttttcccctgaatCTTACTTTCCTTTCAGACCACATAATATGTCAAACTCTCTTCTCAGCCCAGAGACAGATTGATGCAGCAATTATCTTCTCTTCACAGACCTGGGTGAAAGACTGACAGCACCGGCAAAACTAGCAAGGAGGTTCTGTGatctggggctgcagctgatgGTATGAGAGGCAGGAAAAACTGACTGATGCAGACCCTATGTATGGGTCTTATTGACAATACATACTGAATTATATCATATTTATGTGGGCATTTTGGAAGGGTCTTGAAAGGCTTTTAAGATATTGCATATGTTGTGATTTGGATCTGCTTAGTGAAAGGCCAAGACCCTTCTGATGGGGTGGCAGGAGAAGTGGTGCATTCCCATGGGACTGTGGAGGCTGGCAAGGTTGCAACATTGTGAAACTCTGGTTGTTTCACACTGATTTTGGTTTCACAAAATTAAGTCACCTGTCAGCAAATATAGTAAAGTTTTATGGGActttgaaacacaaaaataaacaacaattaaaaaaatagaaaaacaatcAGAAGTCCAGGAAACAAGAGGCTGGTCTACCTCACCTCAACCCCACAGAGAAATCTGGGGCAAGTCTTTGTGAGGACTTACTCGAGGTTTGGGTGGGTAGTTAGAAGGAATGTTCCTCAGGGTTCATCATTGTCACTGATGCTCCCATTGCCAAGGTGGAATACATACTCAGGGAGCTCTCAGAAAACACCAAATATGGGGGAGGGTAGTCAATATGTTGGGAAGGTAATTCAAGAGCAAAGAAAGAAGCAGGTCAAAAATGCAGGACAGAGCAGAAAATGGAGGCATGTTTTGATTGGTAACAGCAAACTCTGTTTGAAAAACTCCTTTATATGCTTTAAACAACTTAGggttgtgtatttttttctacattcaagatttatttgatttttgaCACATTAAGGAAGAAGCACAGCATTTGCTCTGGATACCTGACTACTGTTCAGTGTTTTGAGTCATGCACTCACATACTAGATGATCGGAAAAAAACTAGACAAGAGCACAAACACTTAGAACTGAGTACTCACATATGAATATACATTCATAGGATGAATGAATATCATTCATCTGATATTCACCTGTTCTATCTGAACACCTTCACAAATATCCATCAAGATATTTGTGAAGATGTTCAGGTCGAACAGGTAACTCAGATTCACAGACAGAATGAGTACCCCATGATTATGTTGCAAAGAATAACGTGCCATGAACGAGTGGAAGCTAGTATttctatgcttttttttaaataatagaacCAGACTCTACAATATTTCTCTAGGGTTTCCACTAGGACACAAGCTGAATAATTCACTAGAACTCCTCATACACAGTGGCAAATGTTTGCAGAACCAGGCTATTAGTTCCGGTAAATAGAGCTATTTATACTGGTGTGTAAAATGTTGCAATTATTTGACTGTACATGGTATACATTGGCAAAGAGtccagaagaaaataacaatGACTGTGAGAGAAGGTTTGAATGTATCCAATGATCTTACCTGAACTGTTAATCCTAAAAAACAGATAGAAACATAACTCAGCATCTAAAGGAAGATTTGGCCATGTAAACTCTGCAGAGAAATAAACTTAGAACTTCAAAAACTGATATACATCATGTCAATTCCCTCAGCTGTATTAACTCTAATGGAAAGTACTATCTATTAAGTGTTCTGGAGATTAActtttcctcattaaaaaaatcagatggcCATTACTTAAAGTACTCTTTCATAGAAGATTAGGAAAATTTAGTTTGGAAAGGACCCCTGGGAGTCACCTAGTCCCATACCCCACTCAGAGCAGACATAATTGCAAACTCTGATCAGGTTGCAGACAGGTTTGCCCCATTGACTTCTGAAAATCCACAGGCATGGAGGTTCCCAGTATTTCTGGGTGGTCTCTTCCAGCACTGACCTACTCTCACCattaagaatttcttcctcttgtcTGGTCAAAGCAATTGTGACCTTTGTCTCATGTCCTTTTGCTGAGCACTTCTAAGAATGGTTTGGCTCTTTTCTCCATGACTTTCTTCACAGGCAGTGAAAGACTGCAGTGTGATTCCCCTTGCTTTTTCAGCTGTAAGATAAACAAACCAAGTTCTCCTAGCCTCTTCTCATATTTTGTCAGCAGACAAAAACTTGAAAACATGTTTGTGAGTTATGTAAGTAAAAGTTTTAtcacagaaaagacaaacaaaaaaagaagactaATGAGACCATTGCAATCAGGAATGTATatgaaatttaaatgtaaaaatagaaCTGTTTACAAAACAGATTTATCACTTAGAATTTTATATAAACAAAGCAATGTTTTAATTATAaaggaaactttaaaatatacaaaaacaTGACCCCACTCTAAATTTACTCACTATATTTGTAATAACTTAATGCTCACTGAGACTATACAATGTGAAAGGATCTAGCTGATGAAATATCCATTTTGCTTTGTTgtgaatataaaattaatttggatttGAGAGTGCATTTGAAACAGAACAGTTACTTTATTTACTGTGATTCTCCTTTCCTGTAAAAATTTACAGGCATTAATTTCAAttctctttttaatgaaatagaTTTCATCAAAACAAATTCTGTAACAAGAATTAATTCTAAAAATTATCCTCTTTTTTCTtagtaacagaaagaaaatgtataacAGCCCAACTTCTTCCACAAACTAGCAAATTCTCCATTAACCAGTCAACTTCAAACGCTTTCTTTTTGTTGTCACAGTCCATGAGAAGATAAATGGGCTGGCACAAATTTTACCTTCTTTGCCTTTTATAACAAAGATGCTatcctgaaagaaaacaaaattatcctaaaccaaaacaaaaattttgtgACTATTTTACCAGCTGCTGACAAACACCTATTTTCATAAAGCAATGGTTCCCTATAATAATTCAGGGTAGgtttgtctttacaaacataAACCACTGACCAGCTCTCACTGCTACTAGCTTTGAGCCAGAAGGTAGTGCTGATATGGTTGAATTTTACCTGA
This window harbors:
- the SAMD5 gene encoding sterile alpha motif domain-containing protein 5, which translates into the protein MCTNIVYEWLKTLQLPQYAESFVDNGYDDLEVCKQIGDPDLDAIGVAVPHHRRRIHEAVRRLKEADERAAGLYFTLEPPPPPPVSAGRCPRRAGGPEEPRRGAAPRARPGGRRGAAGGGGLVAYPRLKLKIMIRDKLVRDGINLSKPPYSNKVRGSPPAAAPGGAVTVGCGGVAGRLGWRWGVQHSLVPPLPCTGAKFLQFCQWRFGGEYGRD